The genomic region AGCAGGAATCATTTCGTTTAATAGCAAATCAATGTATTTACGTTTATTGCTTTTAAATTCAATAGGAACAGCGTGTGCCCCAAGAAATGTAGCTTTAATTGTTAACTCAGATGATTCTTTTAGTTTTTTAATTACTCGGAGCATTTTAAGCTCATCTTTTACGGTAAGCCCGTAGCCACTTTTAATTTCAACAGCTCCGGTTCCCATAGATGTTATTTCCGAAATTCTTGATTTGGCAGATACTAACAATTCCTCTTCCGATGTATTTCTAAGCTTTGTGGCAGAATTTAAAATACCTCCTCCTCTTTGGGCAATTTCTTCGTAGGTAAGTCCGTTTATTCTATCTACAAATTCACCTTCTCTGCTGCCCGCGTAAACAATATGTGTATGAGAATCACACCAACTTGGAAATACAAGCTTATCTGTGGCATCAATTAAATGTAAATTGTTCCAATCAGTAATTCCTGGAAAGTCATTCATACTTCCACAATCAAGTATCAATCCATCTTCTATTGCTAACCACGCATCGTTTATGCAGGGTAAGGTTTTCATCTCTTTCCCAATAACCATTGTTCTTGGTTTTTCTTCAACCTGAACTAATGTTTTAATATTTTTTATTAATATGCGCATATTATTGTTTGTTTAATTTACTGTTTTTATAACCATATAAAAAGTAAACTAAAAGGCCAATTCCAAACCAAATAAAAAACCAAATCCAATTAGAAGCAGCCATTCCTGTAAGTAAATAGCAACAAGACAAAAGTCCAGCAACAGGTATAAACGACAAATTTCTTAGAAAAGACAAAATTGCCATTACAATAAAAAGTACAAAGAAAAGTATCATGCTAATGTTAGATGTAAAGTTTTCTCCTTTTACATCTAACAATGATTTTATGTACTGCATATTATAGCTAAGCATAAGTACTGTACTAATAATAAAAATTGCAGGAACAATATATTTTGCATTAATATATGGCAGATGAAACTTTCCAGCTACTTTTTCTCTTTTGGGTAATAATAAAATTCCTCCGCAAACTAGCACAAACGCAAATAAAGTACCAATACTTG from Bacteroidota bacterium harbors:
- a CDS encoding amino acid permease, translating into FDAISTLAEESENPQRDLPKGMIYSLLICTVVYIILALVLTGMVPYDMLGVSDPLAEIFKLKGVKWMLFIVSIAAVVAMTSVLLVFQMGQPRIWMTMSRDGLMPNRFSSIHPKYKTPGFATIVTGFVVGVPIFFTDENFVLDFTSIGTLFAFVLVCGGILLLPKREKVAGKFHLPYINAKYIVPAIFIISTVLMLSYNMQYIKSLLDVKGENFTSNISMILFFVLFIVMAILSFLRNLSFIPVAGLLSCCYLLTGMAASNWIWFFIWFGIGLLVYFLYGYKNSKLNKQ
- a CDS encoding imidazolonepropionase produces the protein MRILIKNIKTLVQVEEKPRTMVIGKEMKTLPCINDAWLAIEDGLILDCGSMNDFPGITDWNNLHLIDATDKLVFPSWCDSHTHIVYAGSREGEFVDRINGLTYEEIAQRGGGILNSATKLRNTSEEELLVSAKSRISEITSMGTGAVEIKSGYGLTVKDELKMLRVIKKLKESSELTIKATFLGAHAVPIEFKSNKRKYIDLLLNEMIPAVAQEKLADFCDVFCENGYFSKEETIEILECAGKHGINGKVHAEQLSHSGGIEAGVQCNAISVDHLEFTNEKDIELLKLSKTMPTVLPGAAFFLGLPLPPARKMIDAGLPIAVATDYNPGSSPSGNMNFMLSLLCIQYKLTPEEAINAATINSAYAMNVERELGSIAIGKKANIFITKEIPSYSFIPYSFASNQIETIILNGKIIN